TGGATATGGTCTCTTACATGGCGCTCAAGGAGTGGAAACCCTCCAGCCCTACCGATTTTGACAGTGTGAGCCTGCGCCAGACGCCCTACGCCGTCAGCCAGGAGCGGCTGTGCCCCTGGAACCAGGCCTGGAAGACCTTTGACATGGGGAAAGAGGCCAACTTCTATTGCCGGGATATCGATAAAGCGGTGCTGGAAGGCTTCAGCCCCGCGCTGCGCCTTACGATGCCCAGCTGCCTGACGACCGGGGATGCCCAGTGCGAGTTCCACTTCCTGGACGCGCAGATGGACGCGGCCGCGCTGGAGCGGCTGGCCGCGCTCAAAGCCCAGTTGGGCGAGAGCGTCATCCTCCCCTTCCCCTATCACGTAGCGCATCTGCTGGCCGCCTTTACCGGCACGGCGCTGGCCAAATATGGCGAAAAGGGGCAGGCCGCCATTGACGAGGCCATCGAGGGCTTTAAGGCCCAGTACGGCCAGAGCGCCTGGGAGATGGTCGCTACCGAACTGAAAAAGGATTTTAACAGCATCGATTAAACCGCTTGGTATAGAAAACCGCCTGCTGATTGCAGGCGGTTTCTTTATTGTCCCAGTACTTTTACGGGTTTTTTGTTCGTTATGGCCGCAGCGCCACCTTGATCCCGCCCTGGGCGGCGATCCGGAAAGCTTCTTCAAAATCCTCCAGTTGCAGGATATGGGTGACCACGCCCGCTGTGGGAAGGCTGCCGTCGGCGATCCCGGCGATGGTTTTGGGGAAGCACTCCGGGCTGAGGGAGGAACCGTACAGGTCCAGCTCCTTGGCGTCTCCGATCAGGGACCAGTCGCAGGTGGTCTTCTCCCCAAAGACGCTAAACTCCACAAACCGCCCCTTTTTCCGGATCAGCTGCAGACCCTGCAACACGCTTTGGGGGTGCCCTGCCACCTCGATATACACGTCGCACCCGCAACCCTGGCTCAGCGCCATCACCTGGGCAGATACGTCATCCTGGGCCGGGTTCAGGGCCAGGTCCGCGCCCTGACGCCGTGCCAGCGCCAAGCGCTCCTCCTTTAGATCCAAAGCGATGATCTTTGCGGGGGCAAACCTGCGCGCGTAGGGGATCATCCCCAGCCCCAGGGTCCCGGCGCCGGAGATCACCACCACATCCCCTTTTTCAATGCGGGCCCGGTCCACTCCGTGCATGGCGCAGGCAAAGGGCTCGATCAGCAGGGCATCCTCCAGCGCCATTTGCTCCGGCACCGCAAAGACCCGCGCCTGCCTGGGAAAGATCATATACTCGGCAAAACCGCCGTTTAAGTAATGTTTAAAGCCGTATACGTTGTGGGGCTCGCACATCCAGTAAAGCCCGCGTTTGCAATAGGCGCACGTCCCGCAGGGCACGATCTGCTCGCTGGTCACCCGGTCGCCCACCTGAAAGGGGCCGTCGTATCCCGCCCCCACCTGGGCTACCCTGCCGATGAACTCGTGCCCCGGGATACAGGGCGGCTCCACATAAGGCGCAAATTCGCTGCCGCCCCAGAACCGTTCGCCCCCCATAAAGGCCTTCAGGTCTCCGGCGCAGATACCGCAGGCCTCCACCTGCACCAGCAGCTCCCCCGGCCCCGGTTGCAGCACCGGCACCTGCTCCAACCTGTAATCGTGGATGCCGTGGGTTACCACGGCGCGCATGGTCTTTTCCATTTAAACATCCCCCCAAATTTTTTATCTGTTTTTATACGCCGCGCTTTAAAACCAGCGGCGTTTTTTAAAGTGGATAAAGCAGAGCACCACCACGATGATGCTGAGCAGGATGACCAGCGGATAGCCAAAGGCCCACCCGTACTCGGGCATCTTAAGGTTCATGCCGTACCAGCCGGCGATCAGCGTCAGCGGCAAAAAGATGGTGGTGATAACGGTAAAAAACTTCATGATCTGGTTTAAATTGATATCCACCTGCGCCTGATAGGCTTCGCGCACCTGGGTCACGTAATCCCGCAGGTTGAGCACCGCGGCGCATAACCGGCTGACCCTGCCCGTCATCATCCTGAAATAGCGCAGGGATTTTTGGGGCAGCAGGCCATTTTCGTTCTCCTCCAGCGCCTCGCAGATGGCCAGCAGCTGCTCATAATAGCGTTTCAAACGCATCAACCTGCGGCGCAGCGTGATGATCTCCCGGATGCAGTTTTCCTTTTCTCCGGTGATCAGCGCCTCTTCCAGCTCCTCTATCTGCTGCTCGATAACCTCCAGCTTGCCGGCATCCTCCCCCGTGAGGGATTGGAAAAAGTGGAAAAGCAGGTGTTCTAGCGTAAGGCGGCCGGACTCGATGGCCTGAAAGGGGGCCAGCACCGCCTGGGCTACCTGGGGCGTGCCGCATAAAAAGGCCAGCACACCCTCGCGCAGGTAGATGCAGATGCGCCGGGGCGGTTCCCCTTCGTCCTGGCCGGGGATGTTAAGCGTCATAAAATCAAAGCCCGGATGGCTCTCAAACTTGGTCACCCGTTCGTTTAAGCATACCTGGGCCAGGCCGGCGGCAAGCCCCAACTCCTCCTGCGCCCGCTCCAGTTCTTCAAATGAATAGATGGCCAGCGCCTTTTCTCCTCTCGCTGCGGGCAGCGCCGCTATGGGCGCTAAGCCATCCGCCTGTAAACGATAGATCAAGCCGATTTCCTCCCTTTTTAACCGCCCGCGCCTACCCCACCGCGCGGGTGCGCACATCGTAGATCAGGGTACCCTGCCCATCGTCGTACACCACAGGGAAGCTGCGCGCGTAAAAATCCTCCTCCACGGCATAGCCGCCCCTTTCGTAGGCGCCGATGAGCACGTAATCGATCCCCCATTGCTCTAACAGCTCGTTTGTGGGCTGCTCATAAAGCTGGCGCAGGGCCGCATGCGCCT
Above is a genomic segment from Luoshenia tenuis containing:
- a CDS encoding alcohol dehydrogenase catalytic domain-containing protein, whose product is MEKTMRAVVTHGIHDYRLEQVPVLQPGPGELLVQVEACGICAGDLKAFMGGERFWGGSEFAPYVEPPCIPGHEFIGRVAQVGAGYDGPFQVGDRVTSEQIVPCGTCAYCKRGLYWMCEPHNVYGFKHYLNGGFAEYMIFPRQARVFAVPEQMALEDALLIEPFACAMHGVDRARIEKGDVVVISGAGTLGLGMIPYARRFAPAKIIALDLKEERLALARRQGADLALNPAQDDVSAQVMALSQGCGCDVYIEVAGHPQSVLQGLQLIRKKGRFVEFSVFGEKTTCDWSLIGDAKELDLYGSSLSPECFPKTIAGIADGSLPTAGVVTHILQLEDFEEAFRIAAQGGIKVALRP
- a CDS encoding magnesium transporter CorA family protein, which produces MIYRLQADGLAPIAALPAARGEKALAIYSFEELERAQEELGLAAGLAQVCLNERVTKFESHPGFDFMTLNIPGQDEGEPPRRICIYLREGVLAFLCGTPQVAQAVLAPFQAIESGRLTLEHLLFHFFQSLTGEDAGKLEVIEQQIEELEEALITGEKENCIREIITLRRRLMRLKRYYEQLLAICEALEENENGLLPQKSLRYFRMMTGRVSRLCAAVLNLRDYVTQVREAYQAQVDINLNQIMKFFTVITTIFLPLTLIAGWYGMNLKMPEYGWAFGYPLVILLSIIVVVLCFIHFKKRRWF